From a single Sediminibacterium sp. KACHI17 genomic region:
- a CDS encoding ABC transporter permease, whose translation MNKIFIVAKREFLTRVQKKTFLLTTIGVPILIFAFYAVIIFMSVKSTTDFKVAVVDEANVFNGKIDEKKSSEVIFSFVKEDTASLNKKLEQKEYDAYLFVPAGFSISGQTNDSLQFRSAKTVGLMTREKIESRVSKALEEKRLLSMNISKAQLDSIQAQKELITFANTSGKKENQTKVGVSYAVGFISGFMIYIILFIYGTMVMRGVVEEKVSRIAEVIISSVKPFQLMMGKIIGIGAVGLIQFLIWGALVIILQFAVPILFPQLFEGMQAQPVQPGMMAAVDAAKQQPDMIRGLMEGLNQINFPLIVGCFVFYFLGGYFMYASLFAAVGSAANEDMQDAQSLLLPIMMPIIFGIVIMMQAVNNPNGSLAVFGSLFPLTSPIVMMARVAHGIPEGVSTFQLILSMLFLVLGFFGTTWLAGKIYRTGILMYGKKVTWKELWKWAVKKN comes from the coding sequence ATGAATAAGATATTTATAGTAGCCAAAAGAGAATTTCTCACAAGGGTACAAAAGAAAACTTTTTTACTGACCACTATCGGTGTGCCGATCCTTATCTTCGCATTTTATGCTGTCATCATCTTTATGTCCGTTAAATCCACCACTGATTTTAAAGTGGCCGTAGTGGATGAAGCGAATGTATTCAATGGAAAGATCGATGAGAAAAAAAGTAGCGAGGTCATATTTAGTTTTGTTAAAGAAGATACCGCCTCACTCAATAAAAAATTAGAGCAGAAAGAATATGATGCTTACCTGTTTGTACCTGCCGGATTTAGTATCAGCGGTCAAACCAATGATTCTTTACAATTCCGTTCAGCGAAAACAGTAGGTCTGATGACGCGTGAAAAAATTGAAAGCAGGGTGAGTAAAGCACTGGAAGAAAAACGTTTACTTTCAATGAATATCTCTAAGGCTCAATTGGACAGTATCCAAGCACAAAAAGAACTGATCACTTTTGCGAATACATCCGGCAAAAAAGAGAATCAAACCAAAGTGGGCGTAAGCTATGCAGTAGGTTTTATTTCCGGTTTCATGATCTATATCATTCTCTTTATTTATGGCACCATGGTAATGCGCGGTGTTGTGGAAGAGAAAGTAAGCCGTATCGCAGAAGTAATCATCAGTAGTGTAAAACCTTTCCAACTCATGATGGGTAAGATCATTGGTATTGGTGCAGTTGGATTGATACAGTTCTTGATCTGGGGGGCATTGGTAATTATCCTTCAGTTTGCGGTTCCGATTCTTTTCCCTCAGTTATTTGAAGGTATGCAGGCTCAACCTGTACAACCGGGTATGATGGCTGCTGTAGATGCTGCCAAGCAACAACCTGATATGATCAGAGGATTAATGGAAGGATTGAATCAGATCAATTTCCCGCTGATTGTCGGCTGTTTTGTTTTCTATTTCTTGGGTGGTTACTTTATGTATGCTTCTCTTTTTGCAGCAGTAGGTAGTGCAGCCAATGAAGACATGCAAGATGCGCAAAGTCTTCTACTGCCCATCATGATGCCCATCATTTTCGGCATAGTTATCATGATGCAGGCTGTGAATAATCCAAATGGTAGTTTAGCAGTCTTTGGTAGTCTGTTCCCATTAACTTCTCCCATTGTAATGATGGCCAGAGTAGCCCATGGTATACCGGAAGGTGTTTCTACTTTCCAATTGATTCTGAGTATGCTTTTCCTTGTACTTGGATTCTTCGGAACAACATGGCTTGCAGGTAAAATCTATCGTACAGGTATTCTGATGTATGGTAAGAAAGTAACCTGGAAAGAATTATGGAAATGGGCCGTTAAGAAGAATTAG
- the sprA gene encoding cell surface protein SprA, whose product MRYPISDRRGDAFSQQSRNPFDLRDTALIKRSIEYDPKTRQYIIVEKIGNRYYRTPTNMSFEEFWRMQAREQERAYFKKRADALTLLNKKVARPKHEVYTSLFDRIFGLNDAVNRFAGDIKNNINDVRSAANDLNALNKLKIDIRPTGDVNILAGYQGQNIKNPTLPERARKNGGFDFDMNANLNVNANIGNKLKFPINYNTLSNLNFDNQLKLDYKGMDDELIKSIEAGNISFQSRGTLIPSAQNLFGIKTQLQFGKLFVTGALANQRSSRQSVALQGGAATQNFQKRLDDYEENRHFLLGQYFKDNYNKTMANLPVVNSQVQIQRIEVWVTNRTGATTEARDIVGLMDLGEARPYNPAVSSQTNNPLPFNGANNLYPSLAGDPNTRNPSFINTLLLSKGLRPVDDYEKTFARKLAATEYTFNPQVGFISINTQLQPDEVLAVAFQYTYNGRVYQVGEFSQDVALDSTGGVQKVLFLKLLKATSQRIQLPIWDWMMKNVYSLDVFGGIQREDFKLNVLYEEPSGGLKRYLPETSPAVGGQPLLRILNLDRLNNRNDPQPDGVFDFIDNFTVLPQTGKIIFPVLEPFGRDLDTLAFSGLPASVKNKYVYYALYDSIKAIAQTYANLNRFVMQGQVKGNSSGSEIYLNTFNIPQGSVTVTAGGQILKEGADYTVDYNLGTVRILNAGILNSNVPVNVSFENNAGFGMQQRGFSGLRLDYIASKKLSLGATSVRLGERPFFTKMAYGDDPIRNTMYGLDFSYQSELPGLTRLLNKLPFYSTKATSAINAYGEAAFLKPGHPPQIGRGEQGLIFIDDFEGTRTSIDLRFPFVAWTLASTPQGNAKFPEATLTDSIDYNFNRAKLAWYNIEPNLQDKNSSNNPLRRNLTELSDPRVRQVFTNELFPQRTTNITDVQAATFDLAFYPTEKGPYNFETRPSEFTANGRLTKPGNRWGGIMRAIDQTDFETGNIEFFEIWMQDPFILNPTSRGGKFFLNLGNVSEDVLKDGKRFYENGLNTPNIPAAVDSTNTWGKTPVNPIQITQAFSNDPNDRPFQDVGFDGLDDDAERRKKGYILNRIAQNFGTSSPAFIQAQADLARDNYKWFRDNSFDQLGTGILGRYKNHNNPQGNSPVAVTGGGQFTPAATLYPDNEDLNRDNTLNETEAYYEYEVNLRPGMDVGITPYITDKRRVTVNAADGTTKTEDWFLFRIPIRGFSRKVGSIADFKSIRFARLYLTDFEDSVVIRMARMDLVRNQWRQFSFNLDTTGSYTPINNIAGTTFNTLAVNLEENSSRRPVNYIMPPGVERVQLLSNNGVNLQQNEQAMSLQVRNLITGDARAVFKTLNLDIRQYGNLSMYLHAESVPGQRPLQDDELYAVVRIGQDFLNNYYEIKVPLKVTAPGTYPRGQEERVWPAANDLNVSLRDLIDLKLRRNERGGTVTNIYRERFGNKIYSIRGNPNLGEVRGILVGVENPYRPDGPMLSSEVWVNELRLSDLDERGGWAALGRVDLLLADLGTMSVSANTRSQGFGTIEQRVNERARDNLMQFDIAANIDAGKLLPKKARFSLPVYASINRTILTPEYDPFDRDVRYKEKLNNSLPNQRDSIRKAAVDQTTIRTLNFTNARFLPGAKQGLLSLSNFDFNYSFTETEQTSPVIDQNKVTRHRGGFGYTYNAQSNYIEPFKKILKSNSPWFALVKDFNFNLKPSFLSFRTDIQRQFGQFIPRIVNTFDSKVERVDTTYDKYFTFDRFYNLRWDLSRSLNLDFSAVNNARVDEPFGRIDTKEKKDSVRKNFFNGGRNTLYTQKAILTYTLPLNKFPMTDWITARYGYTASYNWIGASRLAYNLGNTLENAQENNFTAQFNFASLYAKSRWMRALDNVPPPKQKGDTTKNKKAPSNLLGSTLLPKSVALQGLFGKDRKEALKKWKAQRRDERIAQRLLRANQLPELSGLERAGGKLLTMLKNVSLNYSANYKSRLPGYMDSTRFIGQNFNSMAPGLDYVFGKQPDTAWLNKKAAQGLLSRDTTFNFLFRQSFEQRFNITAQLEPVRELIIDLNLEKTFTKDYSELFKDTLGTGKFSHLNPLATGGFSVSYVAFNTLFGKFNPNEISTTFKTFENNRLVVSKRVAEANPYWQALPAGQKFTADGYATGYGRYSQDVLIPSFLAAYTGKDPNSVSLIKQSNPNISANPFSGILPKPNWRLTYTGLSKLPSLQKIFNNITFTHGYKGNLSMNSFNSALLYTDPFRLGGPAFIDTVSGNFIPYFLVPNITMQESFEPLIGVDITTNDQMNLKFTYGKGRRLSLSLVDFQLSETRNTDWTFGFSWRKRGVNLPFKLPGGKAKKLENDLTLKVDIGMRDESLTNSRLDQANAYGTGGQKEITIQPSIDYIINNRVNIRFFFDQRRVTPYISTSAPSVNTRAGVSVRVSLAQ is encoded by the coding sequence TTGCGCTATCCCATTAGCGACAGAAGGGGCGACGCATTCAGTCAACAAAGCAGGAATCCTTTTGATTTAAGAGATACAGCGCTTATCAAACGTTCGATTGAATACGATCCCAAGACAAGACAGTACATCATTGTAGAGAAAATCGGAAATCGATATTACAGAACGCCCACCAATATGAGTTTTGAGGAGTTCTGGCGTATGCAGGCAAGAGAACAAGAAAGGGCCTATTTCAAAAAAAGGGCCGATGCCCTTACCTTATTGAACAAAAAAGTAGCTCGTCCAAAACACGAAGTATACACTAGTTTATTCGATCGCATATTCGGATTGAATGATGCAGTGAACCGATTTGCCGGTGATATCAAGAATAACATCAATGATGTACGTAGCGCAGCTAATGATCTGAATGCACTCAATAAACTGAAGATCGATATTCGTCCAACAGGCGATGTCAATATTTTAGCCGGATACCAAGGTCAAAATATCAAGAATCCAACACTACCGGAAAGAGCGCGAAAAAATGGTGGTTTTGATTTTGATATGAATGCCAACCTGAATGTAAATGCCAATATTGGGAATAAACTAAAGTTTCCGATCAACTACAATACACTCTCGAATCTGAACTTTGATAATCAGTTGAAATTGGATTACAAAGGAATGGATGATGAATTGATCAAGAGTATTGAAGCGGGTAATATTTCCTTTCAATCAAGGGGAACATTAATACCCAGCGCGCAGAATCTTTTTGGTATCAAGACGCAATTACAATTCGGAAAACTTTTTGTAACAGGTGCATTGGCAAATCAGCGGTCTAGTAGACAATCAGTTGCTTTACAAGGGGGCGCTGCTACGCAGAATTTTCAAAAGCGATTGGATGATTATGAAGAGAACCGACATTTCTTATTGGGACAGTACTTCAAGGATAACTACAATAAAACTATGGCTAATCTGCCTGTTGTAAACTCTCAGGTTCAGATACAAAGAATTGAAGTATGGGTAACGAATAGAACAGGTGCTACAACGGAAGCGCGTGACATTGTTGGTTTAATGGATTTAGGTGAAGCAAGACCTTATAATCCTGCTGTATCATCACAAACCAATAACCCACTTCCATTTAACGGAGCCAATAATTTATATCCTTCTTTAGCCGGAGATCCCAATACCAGGAATCCATCTTTCATTAATACATTATTGCTATCAAAAGGATTAAGACCTGTTGATGATTATGAAAAAACTTTTGCACGAAAATTAGCTGCCACTGAATACACGTTTAATCCGCAAGTAGGTTTTATTTCTATCAATACCCAATTACAGCCTGATGAAGTATTGGCAGTTGCTTTTCAGTACACTTACAATGGAAGGGTATATCAAGTCGGTGAATTTTCTCAGGATGTAGCTTTGGATTCAACAGGTGGTGTACAAAAAGTGTTATTTCTTAAATTATTAAAAGCTACTTCACAAAGAATTCAATTACCAATATGGGATTGGATGATGAAAAACGTATACTCTTTGGATGTATTCGGAGGTATACAACGAGAAGATTTCAAACTTAACGTGTTGTATGAAGAACCAAGTGGTGGTTTAAAAAGATATTTGCCTGAAACATCTCCTGCTGTTGGCGGTCAGCCTTTATTGAGGATCCTGAATCTGGATCGATTGAATAATCGCAATGATCCCCAGCCCGATGGTGTATTTGATTTCATAGATAATTTCACCGTCTTACCTCAAACAGGAAAAATTATTTTCCCGGTATTAGAGCCTTTTGGTCGAGATCTTGATACGCTTGCATTTTCGGGGCTACCGGCATCGGTTAAAAATAAATACGTGTATTATGCTTTGTATGATTCTATCAAAGCAATCGCTCAAACCTATGCCAATTTGAATCGTTTTGTGATGCAAGGACAGGTGAAAGGCAACAGTAGCGGATCAGAGATCTACCTCAATACATTCAATATTCCACAAGGATCTGTTACGGTGACTGCGGGTGGACAAATTCTGAAAGAAGGAGCCGATTATACTGTTGATTATAATTTAGGTACTGTAAGGATTTTGAACGCAGGTATTTTAAACTCGAATGTTCCGGTGAATGTATCCTTCGAGAACAATGCAGGGTTTGGAATGCAACAAAGAGGGTTCAGTGGATTACGATTGGATTATATCGCCAGTAAAAAACTTAGTCTGGGTGCTACTTCCGTACGATTAGGTGAAAGACCTTTCTTTACCAAAATGGCGTATGGTGATGACCCGATCCGTAATACCATGTACGGACTTGATTTCAGTTATCAATCTGAATTACCGGGTTTGACCAGATTATTGAACAAACTTCCTTTTTATTCTACCAAAGCAACTTCAGCGATCAATGCATATGGTGAAGCAGCTTTCTTGAAACCCGGACACCCGCCTCAAATCGGCAGAGGAGAACAAGGGTTGATCTTTATTGATGATTTTGAAGGAACAAGAACCAGTATCGATCTGCGTTTCCCATTTGTTGCGTGGACATTGGCATCAACACCGCAAGGCAATGCAAAGTTTCCTGAGGCGACACTGACAGATTCTATTGATTATAACTTTAATCGAGCCAAACTTGCGTGGTATAATATCGAACCCAATTTGCAGGATAAAAACAGCAGTAATAATCCGTTGAGAAGAAATCTCACGGAGTTGAGTGATCCACGAGTAAGACAAGTATTTACCAATGAATTATTTCCGCAGCGAACGACCAATATCACAGATGTACAAGCTGCAACTTTTGATCTGGCATTTTATCCGACAGAAAAAGGTCCTTATAATTTTGAAACAAGACCTAGCGAGTTTACTGCAAATGGTCGTTTGACAAAACCGGGAAATCGTTGGGGTGGTATTATGCGTGCTATTGATCAAACTGATTTTGAAACAGGGAATATTGAATTCTTTGAGATATGGATGCAGGACCCATTCATCTTGAATCCCACTAGTAGAGGGGGAAAGTTTTTCCTGAATCTGGGAAATGTGAGTGAAGATGTTTTAAAAGATGGAAAACGTTTTTATGAAAATGGATTGAATACGCCGAATATTCCTGCAGCGGTTGATAGTACGAATACATGGGGTAAGACTCCAGTGAATCCTATTCAGATCACACAAGCATTCAGTAATGATCCTAATGACAGACCTTTTCAGGATGTGGGTTTTGATGGATTGGATGATGATGCAGAACGGAGAAAGAAAGGATATATCCTGAACAGAATTGCTCAGAATTTTGGTACCTCTTCCCCAGCTTTCATACAAGCACAAGCGGATCTGGCACGTGATAATTACAAATGGTTTCGGGATAATTCATTTGATCAATTAGGTACAGGTATTTTAGGTCGTTATAAAAATCACAATAACCCACAAGGAAACTCGCCTGTAGCGGTAACGGGTGGTGGACAATTTACTCCTGCTGCAACTTTGTATCCTGACAATGAAGACCTGAATCGTGATAATACATTGAATGAAACAGAAGCTTATTATGAATATGAAGTGAATCTGCGTCCGGGTATGGATGTAGGGATCACTCCTTATATCACTGATAAGAGAAGAGTTACTGTGAATGCAGCAGATGGTACAACTAAAACGGAGGACTGGTTTTTATTCCGAATTCCTATTCGTGGGTTCTCCAGAAAAGTAGGTAGTATTGCCGATTTCAAATCCATACGTTTTGCGAGATTATACCTTACTGATTTTGAAGATTCAGTAGTGATACGTATGGCTAGAATGGATCTGGTACGTAATCAGTGGAGACAATTCAGTTTTAACTTAGATACAACCGGATCTTATACACCGATCAATAATATTGCAGGTACTACTTTTAATACCCTTGCTGTTAACCTGGAAGAAAATAGTAGCAGAAGACCGGTGAATTATATCATGCCTCCGGGTGTAGAACGTGTTCAGTTATTAAGTAACAACGGTGTGAATCTTCAGCAGAATGAACAAGCGATGAGCTTGCAGGTACGTAATCTTATCACCGGTGATGCAAGAGCTGTTTTCAAAACATTGAATCTGGATATCAGACAATATGGTAATCTCTCCATGTATTTGCATGCGGAGTCTGTTCCGGGTCAACGTCCATTACAAGATGATGAGTTGTATGCCGTGGTTCGTATCGGGCAAGATTTCTTGAATAACTATTATGAGATCAAAGTTCCTTTGAAAGTAACAGCTCCGGGTACTTATCCTCGCGGACAAGAAGAAAGAGTTTGGCCGGCTGCCAATGATCTGAATGTGAGTCTTCGTGATCTGATCGATCTTAAGCTTCGCAGGAATGAAAGAGGAGGAACAGTTACCAATATTTATCGGGAACGTTTCGGAAATAAAATTTATTCGATTCGGGGTAATCCGAACTTAGGAGAAGTGAGAGGAATTTTAGTAGGGGTAGAAAACCCTTATCGTCCTGACGGACCCATGCTTAGTTCTGAAGTATGGGTGAATGAATTGCGATTGTCTGATCTGGATGAGCGTGGTGGTTGGGCTGCATTAGGAAGAGTGGATCTATTGTTGGCAGATCTGGGAACCATGTCTGTTTCAGCCAATACCCGCTCACAAGGTTTTGGTACCATTGAACAACGCGTCAATGAGCGAGCACGTGATAATCTTATGCAGTTTGATATTGCCGCAAATATTGATGCGGGTAAATTATTACCAAAGAAAGCGAGATTCTCACTTCCGGTTTACGCTAGTATCAATCGAACCATACTCACACCTGAGTATGATCCTTTTGACAGAGATGTACGCTATAAAGAAAAGCTGAATAATAGTTTACCCAACCAGCGGGATTCCATTCGCAAAGCAGCAGTAGATCAAACAACGATCCGGACACTCAATTTCACCAATGCAAGATTCCTGCCGGGAGCTAAGCAGGGGTTATTGAGTTTGAGCAATTTTGATTTCAACTATTCATTCACTGAAACGGAACAGACAAGTCCTGTTATTGACCAGAATAAAGTAACCAGACATCGCGGTGGATTCGGGTATACTTATAATGCACAAAGCAATTATATTGAACCATTCAAGAAGATTCTCAAATCTAATTCTCCATGGTTTGCATTGGTGAAAGATTTTAATTTCAATCTTAAGCCTTCTTTCCTGAGTTTCAGAACGGATATTCAGAGACAATTTGGTCAGTTCATACCCCGCATCGTCAATACATTCGATAGTAAGGTAGAAAGAGTGGATACCACTTATGATAAATACTTTACGTTCGATCGTTTTTATAACCTGCGTTGGGATTTGAGTCGCTCTCTTAATCTGGATTTCTCTGCAGTGAACAATGCTCGTGTTGATGAACCATTTGGAAGAATTGATACAAAAGAAAAAAAGGATTCTGTCAGAAAGAATTTCTTTAACGGCGGAAGAAATACCCTGTACACACAAAAAGCAATACTTACTTACACGCTGCCGCTCAATAAGTTCCCAATGACCGATTGGATAACGGCTAGGTATGGTTATACGGCAAGTTATAATTGGATCGGGGCGAGCCGATTGGCGTATAATTTAGGTAATACATTAGAGAACGCACAGGAAAATAATTTCACTGCTCAGTTCAATTTCGCCAGCTTGTATGCTAAATCAAGATGGATGCGAGCTTTGGATAATGTGCCTCCTCCAAAACAAAAAGGAGATACGACCAAGAATAAAAAGGCGCCTTCCAATTTATTAGGCTCAACACTTTTACCAAAATCTGTTGCCTTGCAAGGTTTATTTGGTAAGGACAGAAAAGAAGCGCTTAAAAAATGGAAAGCTCAGCGTAGAGACGAGCGTATTGCACAAAGATTGTTACGTGCTAATCAATTACCGGAATTGAGTGGCTTGGAGAGAGCAGGAGGTAAATTGTTGACGATGCTGAAAAATGTGTCGCTTAATTATTCCGCTAATTATAAAAGCAGATTGCCGGGTTATATGGATAGTACCCGATTCATTGGTCAGAACTTCAACAGCATGGCACCAGGGCTTGACTATGTCTTTGGTAAACAACCGGACACAGCCTGGTTGAATAAAAAAGCTGCACAAGGGTTATTATCGAGAGATACAACTTTCAATTTCTTGTTCCGCCAAAGTTTTGAACAGCGATTTAATATTACTGCACAATTGGAACCTGTCCGTGAATTGATCATTGACCTGAATCTTGAAAAAACATTTACCAAAGACTATTCTGAATTATTCAAGGATACTTTGGGTACAGGTAAATTCAGTCACTTAAATCCGTTGGCAACGGGTGGCTTTAGTGTGTCCTATGTAGCTTTCAATACGCTATTCGGGAAATTCAATCCCAATGAGATATCAACCACTTTTAAAACTTTTGAAAATAACCGATTGGTAGTTTCAAAACGAGTTGCTGAAGCAAACCCATACTGGCAGGCACTTCCTGCGGGTCAGAAATTTACCGCTGACGGATATGCAACAGGTTATGGAAGGTATTCTCAGGATGTATTGATCCCATCCTTCCTGGCTGCTTATACTGGGAAAGATCCTAATTCGGTTTCTCTGATCAAACAATCCAATCCGAATATTTCCGCCAATCCATTCAGTGGTATTTTGCCAAAACCAAACTGGAGACTGACCTATACGGGGTTGAGTAAATTACCTTCTTTACAAAAGATATTCAACAACATCACATTCACACACGGGTACAAGGGTAACTTGAGTATGAATAGTTTCAATAGTGCATTGTTGTATACTGATCCATTCAGATTGGGTGGTCCGGCATTTATTGATACAGTAAGCGGAAACTTCATTCCTTACTTCTTAGTTCCCAATATTACCATGCAGGAAAGCTTTGAACCTTTGATCGGAGTGGATATTACTACCAATGATCAAATGAATCTGAAGTTCACATATGGTAAGGGCAGGAGATTGAGTTTGAGTCTGGTGGATTTTCAATTGAGTGAAACAAGGAATACTGACTGGACTTTTGGTTTTAGTTGGAGAAAGCGTGGGGTGAATCTTCCATTTAAATTACCGGGTGGAAAAGCGAAAAAACTGGAAAATGATCTGACTTTGAAAGTGGATATTGGAATGCGAGATGAATCATTGACCAATAGTAGATTGGATCAGGCGAATGCGTATGGTACAGGTGGACAAAAAGAGATCACAATTCAACCATCAATTGATTATATCATCAATAATAGAGTTAACATTCGTTTCTTCTTCGATCAGCGTAGAGTAACTCCCTATATTTCTACGTCAGCGCCAAGCGTAAATACCCGTGCCGGCGTGAGTGTGCGCGTTTCATTAGCACAGTAG
- a CDS encoding ATP-binding cassette domain-containing protein: MSKILELEALRKYYATQKAVDDISFSIEKGSIFGLLGPNGAGKTTLLRMITGIFYPDMGQIKFDGKPFDPLNDIRLIGYMPEERGLYKKMKIGEQALYLAQLKGLSRNEAMEKIKYWFKKLEMETWWNKKVEDLSKGMSQKLQFVTTVLHEPKLIILDEPFSGLDPLNANLIKDEIFGLAQRGSTVIFSTHRMEQVEEICDHIVLVNLGKKVLDGSVAEIKQRFKENQFKIRLQDKPGHTNSQAFSILHENANDLTVKINEGFRSNDVLMHFLQQGTTIESFHEILPSLNDIFIRIVEGSSALTRSFQKVD; the protein is encoded by the coding sequence ATGAGTAAAATCCTTGAACTAGAGGCATTAAGAAAATATTATGCCACACAAAAAGCAGTGGATGATATCAGTTTCTCCATTGAAAAAGGCAGCATTTTCGGGCTCTTGGGTCCGAATGGTGCAGGTAAAACCACCCTGCTGCGTATGATCACCGGCATTTTTTACCCTGATATGGGACAGATCAAATTTGATGGCAAGCCCTTTGATCCATTGAATGATATTCGTTTGATCGGTTACATGCCGGAAGAACGTGGTTTGTATAAGAAAATGAAGATCGGAGAACAAGCTTTATATCTGGCACAATTGAAAGGATTGAGCCGAAATGAAGCAATGGAGAAAATAAAATATTGGTTCAAGAAACTCGAAATGGAGACCTGGTGGAATAAAAAAGTGGAAGACCTGAGTAAGGGGATGAGCCAAAAACTACAGTTTGTGACCACGGTGCTTCATGAACCCAAACTGATCATCCTGGATGAACCTTTTAGCGGTTTGGATCCATTGAATGCCAATTTGATCAAGGATGAAATATTTGGTTTGGCACAGCGTGGGTCTACTGTTATTTTCAGTACTCACCGTATGGAACAGGTTGAAGAGATCTGTGATCATATTGTGTTGGTGAATCTGGGTAAAAAAGTTTTAGACGGATCTGTAGCAGAGATCAAGCAAAGATTCAAAGAAAATCAATTTAAGATTCGTTTACAGGATAAGCCGGGTCACACCAACAGTCAGGCTTTCTCCATCCTTCATGAAAATGCGAATGACCTCACAGTAAAGATCAATGAAGGCTTCCGTAGTAATGATGTACTCATGCACTTTTTGCAACAAGGCACAACGATCGAATCGTTTCATGAAATATTGCCTTCGCTGAATGATATCTTTATCCGCATTGTGGAAGGTAGCAGTGCTCTTACAAGATCATTCCAGAAAGTAGATTAA
- a CDS encoding zinc dependent phospholipase C family protein yields MNHLQKSKIGFLLLLILVVCGSWGFLVHRTIHQLAVYELPAEIRPFFYKNLEKVVADAPRPDQRRNTDSTEAPKHFIDLEMYGENAANTMPFDWQKAIQKYSKDSLEKYGYVPYHVIYMKHKLTQAFKQKNKDSILFYAADIGHYIGDAHVPLHTTVNYDGQLTNQKGLHSLWESMIPELEIEQYQLYSSHKATYLKDPAAAIWKAVRTGFTMVPEMLAKEIEVSKNFTDATKYRVQIRRGRESKSYSTEFAKAYAASLKPSINQRLLQSADLIADFWYTAWVDAGKPDLKQITQNWTDNDQQQLDKELEAFKKNELLKQQLLISRKQMQENN; encoded by the coding sequence ATGAATCATTTGCAAAAAAGTAAGATCGGCTTTTTATTGTTATTGATCCTGGTGGTATGTGGTAGCTGGGGTTTTCTGGTGCACAGAACCATTCATCAGTTGGCGGTCTATGAATTGCCTGCAGAGATCAGACCTTTTTTCTATAAGAACTTAGAAAAAGTAGTTGCAGATGCTCCTCGTCCTGATCAAAGACGTAATACAGATAGTACTGAAGCTCCTAAACATTTTATTGATCTGGAAATGTATGGCGAGAATGCTGCAAATACAATGCCTTTTGATTGGCAAAAAGCCATCCAGAAATACTCTAAAGACAGCTTAGAGAAATATGGATACGTGCCTTATCATGTGATTTACATGAAGCATAAACTTACACAGGCATTCAAGCAGAAAAATAAAGACAGTATCCTTTTTTATGCAGCGGATATCGGTCATTATATCGGAGATGCGCATGTACCATTGCATACTACCGTGAATTATGATGGACAGTTGACCAATCAAAAAGGTCTACATAGTTTATGGGAATCAATGATACCGGAATTGGAAATAGAACAGTATCAATTGTATTCATCACATAAAGCTACTTACCTGAAAGATCCGGCAGCAGCTATCTGGAAAGCAGTACGTACGGGCTTTACGATGGTTCCTGAAATGCTGGCAAAAGAAATCGAAGTCTCTAAAAATTTTACTGATGCCACTAAATATCGTGTGCAGATCAGGAGAGGCAGAGAATCAAAAAGTTATTCTACCGAATTTGCAAAAGCGTATGCAGCATCATTAAAACCAAGTATCAATCAACGATTATTACAGTCTGCTGATCTGATTGCAGATTTTTGGTATACAGCATGGGTTGATGCAGGTAAGCCTGACCTAAAGCAAATAACTCAAAACTGGACGGATAACGATCAGCAACAATTGGATAAAGAATTAGAAGCGTTTAAGAAGAATGAGTTACTAAAACAGCAGTTGTTGATCTCGCGAAAACAGATGCAAGAAAATAATTAA